One region of Mangifera indica cultivar Alphonso chromosome 3, CATAS_Mindica_2.1, whole genome shotgun sequence genomic DNA includes:
- the LOC123210283 gene encoding NEP1-interacting protein-like 2, whose protein sequence is MEDFEFQTATLFHSIPKFVAGAISGTLTGLFALAGAFTGAITGAFAGRASDCGVLRGAGLGAIAGAVLSVEVLEASRAYWCLERSGSRGESSMADFIEELLRGRFVEEQFTPAMLAAYHWQVSIASMSYDVSDAYGKAVSKGLSGESLKKLPWHVVMDEIKATPNLCCSICLQDIVKGEVARSLPHCQHTFHLACVDKWLILHGSCPVCRSDV, encoded by the exons ATGGAGGATTTCGAATTTCAAACCGCCACCCTTTTTCACTCGATTCCCAAATTCGTCGCTGGCGCTATTTCTGGAACTCTTACAGGCCTCTTTGCTCTAG CTGGAGCTTTTACAGGAGCAATTACAGGCGCTTTTGCTGGTAGGGCATCTGATTGTGGTGTGCTACGGGGAGCTGGACTCGGTGCCATCGCCGGGGCTGTACTCTCTGTAGAGGTTTTGGAGGCTTCTCGTGCTTACTGGTGTTTAGAACGCTCTGGTTCTCGGGGCGAATCATCTATG GCGGACTTTATAGAGGAGCTTCTTCGCGGGAGGTTTGTCGAGGAACAGTTTACACCGGCAATGTTAGCTGCTTACCACTGGCag GTTAGTATTGCTAGCATGAGTTATGATGTAAGTGATGCTTATGGCAAAGCTGTATCCAAGGGATTGTCAGGAGAGTCATTGAAGAAATTACCTTGGCATGTAGTCATGGATGAAATCAAGGCAACACCAAATCTCTGCTGCTCTATATGCTTGCAG GATATTGTAAAAGGGGAAGTTGCAAGGAGCTTGCCCCATTGCCAGCACACATTTCACTTGGCATGTGTGGACAAGTGGCTCATCCTACATGGTTCATGCCCTGTGTGCAGAAGTGATGTGTAG
- the LOC123210748 gene encoding pentatricopeptide repeat-containing protein At5g61400 isoform X1, translating into MLKIFPSKQALVCIHHPLRSISSSPISKFSSSSSSLESPSNLTNAILNSSTPYHALKLFSYSSKRLNPTKNLVPYAAMIHVLTSAKLYKEAKCLMKDLSENLLNSCKPHRVCYALFNALNGLRSPKCTPDVFGTLIISFSEMGFIEESVWVYRKIRVLPAFQACNALLNGLIKKRRFDSMWEFYEDMLSRGFVADVFTYGVLIDGCCGEGDVLKARCLFDEMVLKGIKPSVVIYSILIRCLCNEGKMMEAESIFRLMRASSVLPNLYTYNALMDGYCKEANMKGALDLYKEMLGHNLLPNIFTFGSLIDGLCKVGELRAARNFFVCMAKFGVVPNIVVYNCFVDGLCKAGNVSEAMSIFSEMKKFEILPDVFTYSILIKGLCDVGQVEEAEGLYQKMKKEGVVMNAVAYNSLINGYCKEGNMKKALEVCSQMTDKGVEPNIITFSTLIDGYCKVGNMKAAMGLYSEMVIKSLVPDVVAYTALIDGFCKDGNLRKALQLHKEMLEASLTPNVFTISCLIDGLCKSGRIFDAINLFLENTDKRGACYCSPNHVMYTSIIQALCNDGRILRASKFFSDMRKDGLSPDSAAYTVMLQGHLQAKHMLDVMMLHADMIKMGILPNVAIYWAIAQGYQENGDLNSALSCAKDSNKSAIVEF; encoded by the coding sequence ATGTTGAAGATTTTCCCTTCGAAACAAGCTCTTGTCTGCATCCATCACCCTTTAAGATCAATCTCTTCGTcaccaatttcaaaattttcatcatcatcttcatccttAGAGTCCCCCTCAAATCTAACAAATGCTATACTGAATTCCAGTACTCCTTACCATGCACTCAAGCTTTTCAGTTACTCTTCTAAGAGGCTCAACCCAACCAAGAATCTTGTACCTTATGCTGCGATGATTCATGTCTTAACCAGTGCCAAATTGTACAAAGAGGCTAAATGTTTGATGAAAGACCTCAGTGAAAATCTCCTTAACTCTTGCAAACCTCATCGTGTCTGTTATGCGCTATTTAATGCTCTTAACGGTTTACGGAGTCCGAAATGCACTCCCGATGTGTTCGGGACgttgattatttcattttctgaGATGGGTTTCATTGAAGAGTCGGTGTGGGTATATCGCAAGATCAGAGTTTTGCCTGCTTTTCAGGCGTGTAATGCATTGTTAAATGGGCTGATTAAGAAGAGAAGGTTCGATTCCATGTGGGAGTTTTATGAGGATATGTTGTCGCGTGGCTTTGTTGCTGATGTTTTCACGTATGGTGTATTGATTGATGGCTGTTGTGGTGAAGGTGATGTTTTGAAAGCACGTTGTTTGTTTGATGAGATGGTTCTGAAGGGGATTAAACCCTCAGTGGTGATTTACTCGATTCTTATACGATGTTTGTGCAATGAGGGTAAGATGATGGAGGCTGAAAGTATTTTCAGGTTAATGAGAGCATCTAGCGTACTTCCTAATTTGTACACTTATAATGCTCTAATGGATGGCTATTGCAAAGAGGCCAACATGAAAGGAGCACTTGACTTGTATAAAGAAATGTTAGGACATAATTTACTAccaaatatttttacatttggTAGCCTAATAGATGGGCTATGTAAAGTGGGTGAACTGAGAGCAGCGAGAAATTTTTTCGTTTGCATGGCTAAGTTTGGTGTTGTTCCTAATATAGTTGTGTATAATTGCTTCGTTGATGGCCTTTGTAAGGCAGGGAATGTGTCTGAAGCAATGAGTATCTTTTCTGAgatgaaaaagtttgaaatcttGCCCGATGTATTCACATACAGTATACTTATTAAGGGTCTCTGCGATGTGGGTCAAGTGGAAGAAGCAGAAGGCttatatcaaaaaatgaaaaaagagggAGTTGTTATGAATGCTGTGGCATACAATTCACTTATTAACGGATACTGTAAAGAAGGCAATATGAAGAAGGCCTTGGAAGTGTGCTCTCAAATGACTGACAAAGGTGTTGAACCCAACATCATCACTTTTTCCACTTTGATTGATGGTTATTGTAAGGTGGGAAACATGAAGGCTGCCATGGGTTTGTACTcagaaatggtaattaaaaGCCTTGTGCCCGATGTTGTTGCTTATACAGCACTGATTGATGGTTTTTGCAAAGATGGTAACTTAAGAAAGGCTCTCCAGCTGCATAAGGAAATGCTTGAGGCCAGCCTCACCCCCAATGTTTTCACAATTAGTTGCTTGATTGATGGTCTCTGTAAAAGCGGAAGGATTTTTGATgcaataaatttgtttttggagAACACTGATAAAAGAGGAGCCTGCTATTGTTCTCCTAATCATGTTATGTATACATCAATTATTCAAGCTTTGTGCAATGATGGGAGGATCTTAAGAGCAAGTAAGTTCTTCTCTGATATGAGAAAAGATGGTTTAAGCCCTGATTCCGCCGCTTATACTGTCATGTTACAGGGTCATCTTCAAGCCAAGCATATGCTGGATGTGATGATGCTGCATGCAGATATGATCAAGATGGGTATCCTGCCCAATGTTGCCATTTATTGGGCCATCGCCCAGGGTTACCAAGAGAATGGTGATCTGAATTCAGCTCTAAGCTGTGCCAAGGATTCAAACAAATCAGCCATTGTGGAGTTCTGA
- the LOC123210748 gene encoding pentatricopeptide repeat-containing protein At5g61400 isoform X2: MLKIFPSKQALVCIHHPLRSISSSPISKFSSSSSSLESPSNLTNAILNSSTPYHALKLFSYSSKRLNPTKNLVPYAAMIHVLTSAKLYKEAKCLMKDLSENLLNSCKPHRVCYALFNALNGLRSPKCTPDVFGTLIISFSEMGFIEESVWVYRKIRVLPAFQACNALLNGLIKKRRFDSMWEFYEDMLSRGFVADVFTYGVLIDGCCGEGDVLKARCLFDEMVLKGIKPSVVIYSILIRCLCNEGKMMEAESIFRLMRASSVLPNLYTYNALMDGYCKEANMKGALDLYKEMLGHNLLPNIFTFGSLIDGLCKVGELRAARNFFVCMAKFGVVPNIVVYNCFVDGLCKAGNVSEAMSIFSEMKKFEILPDVFTYSILIKGLCDVGQVEEAEGLYQKMKKEGVVMNAVAYNSLINGYCKEGNMKKALEVCSQMTDKGVEPNIITFSTLIDGYCKVGNMKAAMGLYSEMVIKSLVPDVVAYTALIDGFCKDGNLRKALQLHKEMLEASLTPNVFTISCLIDGLCKSGRIFDAINLFLENTDKRGACYCSPNHVMYTSIIQALCNDGRILRARSSSSQAYAGCDDAACRYDQDGYPAQCCHLLGHRPGLPREW; this comes from the exons ATGTTGAAGATTTTCCCTTCGAAACAAGCTCTTGTCTGCATCCATCACCCTTTAAGATCAATCTCTTCGTcaccaatttcaaaattttcatcatcatcttcatccttAGAGTCCCCCTCAAATCTAACAAATGCTATACTGAATTCCAGTACTCCTTACCATGCACTCAAGCTTTTCAGTTACTCTTCTAAGAGGCTCAACCCAACCAAGAATCTTGTACCTTATGCTGCGATGATTCATGTCTTAACCAGTGCCAAATTGTACAAAGAGGCTAAATGTTTGATGAAAGACCTCAGTGAAAATCTCCTTAACTCTTGCAAACCTCATCGTGTCTGTTATGCGCTATTTAATGCTCTTAACGGTTTACGGAGTCCGAAATGCACTCCCGATGTGTTCGGGACgttgattatttcattttctgaGATGGGTTTCATTGAAGAGTCGGTGTGGGTATATCGCAAGATCAGAGTTTTGCCTGCTTTTCAGGCGTGTAATGCATTGTTAAATGGGCTGATTAAGAAGAGAAGGTTCGATTCCATGTGGGAGTTTTATGAGGATATGTTGTCGCGTGGCTTTGTTGCTGATGTTTTCACGTATGGTGTATTGATTGATGGCTGTTGTGGTGAAGGTGATGTTTTGAAAGCACGTTGTTTGTTTGATGAGATGGTTCTGAAGGGGATTAAACCCTCAGTGGTGATTTACTCGATTCTTATACGATGTTTGTGCAATGAGGGTAAGATGATGGAGGCTGAAAGTATTTTCAGGTTAATGAGAGCATCTAGCGTACTTCCTAATTTGTACACTTATAATGCTCTAATGGATGGCTATTGCAAAGAGGCCAACATGAAAGGAGCACTTGACTTGTATAAAGAAATGTTAGGACATAATTTACTAccaaatatttttacatttggTAGCCTAATAGATGGGCTATGTAAAGTGGGTGAACTGAGAGCAGCGAGAAATTTTTTCGTTTGCATGGCTAAGTTTGGTGTTGTTCCTAATATAGTTGTGTATAATTGCTTCGTTGATGGCCTTTGTAAGGCAGGGAATGTGTCTGAAGCAATGAGTATCTTTTCTGAgatgaaaaagtttgaaatcttGCCCGATGTATTCACATACAGTATACTTATTAAGGGTCTCTGCGATGTGGGTCAAGTGGAAGAAGCAGAAGGCttatatcaaaaaatgaaaaaagagggAGTTGTTATGAATGCTGTGGCATACAATTCACTTATTAACGGATACTGTAAAGAAGGCAATATGAAGAAGGCCTTGGAAGTGTGCTCTCAAATGACTGACAAAGGTGTTGAACCCAACATCATCACTTTTTCCACTTTGATTGATGGTTATTGTAAGGTGGGAAACATGAAGGCTGCCATGGGTTTGTACTcagaaatggtaattaaaaGCCTTGTGCCCGATGTTGTTGCTTATACAGCACTGATTGATGGTTTTTGCAAAGATGGTAACTTAAGAAAGGCTCTCCAGCTGCATAAGGAAATGCTTGAGGCCAGCCTCACCCCCAATGTTTTCACAATTAGTTGCTTGATTGATGGTCTCTGTAAAAGCGGAAGGATTTTTGATgcaataaatttgtttttggagAACACTGATAAAAGAGGAGCCTGCTATTGTTCTCCTAATCATGTTATGTATACATCAATTATTCAAGCTTTGTGCAATGATGGGAGGATCTTAAGAGCAA GGTCATCTTCAAGCCAAGCATATGCTGGATGTGATGATGCTGCATGCAGATATGATCAAGATGGGTATCCTGCCCAATGTTGCCATTTATTGGGCCATCGCCCAGGGTTACCAAGAGAATGGTGA